CCACCTGCCCGTCAGCATCCGCCGTGAGGACGTGGATCCTATCGTTCAGCGGTTCAGAACGGATAAGACCGGTTCGACCGCGGATGATTCCTGGGTCGTCGAGGGGTGGGTGAGGTTGGATAGGGCGAGCGAGGCAGGCGAGGTCGCGTTGGGCGTAGAGCGCGCTTGGTCGGAGAGGTTGGGCCGGGGGAGGAGCGGAAGAGGTGTAGTCAccagagatggagatggtggattCTTCGTACTCGTAGCCATACAGTCCCCGGTCGACCGAGAGGTTGATCAACGATTCGTATGGTATCCCATTCCTCGTCAAACCTGTAtcgcctccaccttcaCCTTGCTCTTGGCCCTCATCCCCACGGTCATCGTCACCAGCAACGGTagaagctgaagaggatACGAGGGAAGAGTTTGACAATGTGCTCCTATGACCAACCGCTAGACGATCACGAACATTGGCTGATAAAGCCGACACAGAGGCTTCTCCGCCCAAAAGTGGATCCCGAGGAGATGACGCAAACGCCACGCGTCCCGgctccctctccatcccagCTCCCCCAGCCTGAACAGGCGACCTATAACTCGCCCCATCAAAAACCTTATCCAACCTGCCAACCCTCCTGCCcacatccttccatctcaccacatcctccatcccACTTGACGTCCACACATACTCATCGTCCATCGCAACAATCGATCTTATTCCCCTCTCACCATACTGCGTCTCCGGCTCCGAGCCCGCGAGGAGTACAGCTTCGCCTCCGGAAAGATTCCGACATCCTTCGACGTCGACAACGCAGAGACGGCCGTCTCGTGAACCAGAGTAGAATCGCTCGAAGTTGGGGTGATTAGAGTGGAGGGCCCAGACGGGGGAATCATGATGGGTGAATGTATGGACGCAGCGGTGTGCGGCGAGGGACCAGAGTTTGATAGTACTGTCCGAAGAAGCGGATAACATCTATATAGGTTTTAGGGTTGGTTTAGCCTCGAATGCTTTTCAagtggagagaaagaggaaaaaggagaaggggacTCACATATTTACCATCATCGCTGAAGAGCATACTTCTCACGCGATCTTCGTGGCCCACAAGATGACCCGTACTCCGAGGACCGGCGCGTGCATCGTACAATCTGACAATTCGCTCAGTCGTACCCGCCGCAAGTGTGCTTCCGGTTTTATCTAACCTCCTCTGTTAAATTTCTTCCTAGCGTGATTTTGGAAGAAAATGGACATACCGATAGCAAGTGTATAAACCCCTCCTCCATAAACCCCCTCAGCTTGCAGATCCACATCCAAAATCGGCTGACAATCCCCTGACCCTTGCTGGATATCCCAGAGACAAATCTTTTGATCTAACGACCCACTCCATAAGTACCCTGGCCCCTCTGCAAATGCGAGCGATTTCACGAAATCGGTGTGGGTTCCCACAAGCGCAGGAGACGGACGGGAAGGGTCCGCGGCACCAGAGGGcgaagaagcagaaagTGAAGAATGGGGTGTCCAGGCTCGGATGGTACGATCTGAAGAAGCAGTGATGACTGTCCTATTGTAATTAcacaaaagaagagagttTACCCAGTCTGTGTGAGTTTGGGAGGATTGGCGGAATGTCGTTTTGGGAGACCGTTTTGAAAGTTCCGCCTTGTCGACTTCGTACCGATCTTCAAATGGAATCTCTTCCATAGTTTCCTTCATATCCACCCAGCTTTCGTCTCcgtctccttcaccttccaccTCGCTACCACCTTCTCGGTCTTCCTCGTCGGCCCGGAAAAAGTCGGCGCCGTCACCGATAAACTCCCATTGAATTTTTCTCAACTTGTTCCGTCCATCGATCGCACTGTAACGACGAGATGTTCGGCGAGTATGAGGGATATCCAAGTCCCATGACGCGACCATCCCATCTCGGCCGGCGGTGTACAAGATCCCGCCGGGATTTGACTCCCCTTTAAGGACAGTCGTAGTGTCCAATGCGAGAGCATTGACACCTGAAGCATGTCTCGGGTggtcatcctccttcttatTAGCGGACGAATTGTTACTAGCATTCAGAAACGGGTTTCTCGAGCCAAGTGCAACGCCGCTGCTGGAGGGAGTTTTGGGTATGATATAGAGCGCGGGGTGATGACGTCTGTCTATTGTAAGGGGGGGAAGGCTGAGCGTGGGCGGCGGATTGTCGGGAGATGGTCcttggaggatgatggataCTCTCCTCCCGGGGATGACTGGCTGGGGCAGTTGGAACGCCATTCGGTTGGAGGGATAAAatgagagagaaaagggaaatgagagagatggagatgtaCGCACATGATGGCTTGACTACGGCCCGGAAAGATGCCGAATATGGAAACACGGCGGCGGACACCGAGGCTAGGCGCAGCCCCAacacccatcatcattggGTCCGTTGTTGCGGGATGTCGTGCCTATTTCTGGTAAAGGTACGATCAGGCACGACAGGAACCATAAGTCAAGAACcgtgggagaagaagtgttATTTAGCTCGCGCGTGCCGGTGTTTTATGTTCTACGTAAGAAGGAATGATGATCGATAAATGCAAATAGCGAAGGTGTCTCTTTTTCTGGAAAACTTAGACACCTCACAATATATCAAATCTATACAGCAATTGTTACAATGGGCATTAAAGTGCCCCTACTACAACCACCAGACCGACACACATGGCAACGAATAATATCATCCactggggaggaagaaataccttcctcctccagacATGGGCAAAACAAGAGACATCCTTGTCGTGTTGACTGATCAGATGATGCCTCTTGTTGTATTGCTGCAAATAacaaatcttcttcaacagaTCCAAGTGCTTGTTAATGATTCATATCCGATAATGGCGTCAAATTATAGAGGTTAATTTACAAGGATATTTTGCTAAGTGCTGGGCATCGATCGTGTAGAGCTTTAAGATCTTCCACCAACGCCGACGATCCCCGGTTGTCATAGACTGAATGGTTTTGACGAGAAGGCGTAGGTAAGATCTTCCATCTATAGGTCCCgcaccttttcttccacctcAATCGTAGCTATAGAAATcaaaaagaggatgattcGCGCCCAAGCATTACTATATTGTTACATGCAATTGCTATCATTATTCACATATCTTCCTTGGCGCACCCTCGTTAATACGCTTCATCCCCCGACTCCACCGTCTCCTTACTCGGATAATCCCTCTGATCCGCCCTCACTTTCCTCCCCCTTTGCATGACCGCTTTATCGTACATGACATTGATCAATTCTGGATCCAGCAAGCATCATCAGTTCAAGTCGTCTTCGCGTCTGGGAAAGTATGGGACGTTTGACAAACCGGGGTAATTGAGACTGGCAACATGGGGATCGCTCATTACACTCTTTTTGAGATTGGTATACGAATTTCTGATTTCCTTGAGGGAGTATTTCTCGAGGGTTTCACGGACTTGTGACCAAGAGATGTGCTTCTCGGACTCATAGTTCAAGTTTTTGAGTCTAAGTGGTCACATCAGGAATGAACAAGcttgaaaaaaagaacgagagaaaaaaataCCTTGTGAGGACCTTCAACGTCCTTCCGACATGATCATCTTTACCCAAACCCAGTTTTCTGGGCCAGATGGCATCGCGATACTTGATACGACACTGTGTCATTGATCGTGTGTTGCCCATCTCTTTCGAAACAATATCCCAAGGGACGTCCGATGGTTCCACCAGctctgctccttcttccagacccttcctcttctccccatGCACCTGTTCCGCACGCAATCCCTTCGCAACCCTGTtcaccacctcttccaacttgtcctcctcatcttttGTCCACCTACCCGCTGTTCGGGTATCACGATTCACGAGTTCCTTCAAATAACGATCCCTACAATCCACCTCGGTACGGTCAACGATGGAGGAGATTTTGGTCCATTCGCGAGGGTGTTGTGCGTATGCGCGAAGGAGGagttcgtcttcttccgggGTCCAGCGGCCTTTATGAGCTTTAGGGTCGAGCATTCGTCGCACGAATGGTTGGACGTTGAGGATCGGGCGACCGGGGACAGAAGCGGCTGTTTCACAATCAATAGTGTTTTACAGAATGAAATAAATGGTCATACCGATATCTTTCCAAAATTCACGGACAGTTTCTTTATCCGTGGCTTGAAGTGTTTTGGTCATGACGAGCTCAACAAGATCGAAAGAGCTTATTCGATGTATCTTTTGATAATTCTCCAAAGCCTTTTTGATTGAAACCTTCTCGTCCTCAGTGAACTTTCCCTTCTTGTACGACAGAACTAGAACGTGGAATTAGCCATCTGTATATTTTAAACTAGAAACTACACTTACTaccctccttttccaatCTCAGAAGCTCAGTCTTCCCAATTGATGTACTAGCCAACCACTCTTCCTGTGCCTTGGGGTCCTGGAACCTCAATCGAAGCTGCGCATCACTTTCCTTGGTATCCTCGCCCTTCCTCGTGCTTCTTATAGCTTTGGAGGCATTACTAGAAGACTTTGGGTGCTTGAGAGAATTGATCTTGTCCCTAACAGCAAATGAACTCGCATCGGTCGAGGCGGCCGTGAATGGAGTCACAGGGATGAGCTGGGTCGCGGGAAGGGCGGGCGTGAGTGACGATGCGGGTGGGGCTGGTGATGATTCCAAGGGGCCTTTCTTGATTTTGATGCTGCCGTACTGGGTAGGACCTATTCGTGAGGTAGCGATGGTAGAAGTGGCAGCAGTCGGGCGACTTGGAGTTTGAACTTTATCCACAGACGGGGCAACCTTGCCACTTTCCGAGCTCACCAATGCCTGGGCGAGGGTAGCTACAGCTGATGCAGCTATAGCCTCcctgtcttcttcttcttgctcttcactcccttccttcttctttcctttacctttgcccttgcttttgtctttcttgtgcttcttctcctttcgcTTCTTGTCTCCCTCGCTCACAGGAGCATCCTCCACTACTTGTTCAACTTCATCATAGTCGGTGGGTGCTTCGGCCACTTCTGCTTCAATTCCAGCTTGTGCTTGAGCCTGAACCTGTGCAGTCTGGGCGGCTCCCgaccttcttttctcctttctcgctctcttctcagaccttctcctctccttttcttctttagTGCGTTTTCGCTTGGTTGGTCGTTCGGGCTCTTGTTGAcgatcttcttcatcgtccgaTGACAGGGCTTGGGTGTCAATCTGATAGCTGTGGTCGAGGTCCTGGATGCCGAGCTCGATGCCTTCCATGTTGTTTGACTTATTGGATTCGGGAGAGAtttggaaagagatggataaaATCCCGTTTTGGGGGACTTCCCCATCAGCTTCGGTTCTCCTTGTTGCTGATTTTGTTCTTGTGTCACGTGACGCAATATTTCCATCTTGTATCTCGACGGATATAGACTTCTAAAGTCTCTACATGGTAAGATTGCTATATCTGGAAACACTTAAACATTCCCTAGAGCTCTCAAAATGAGAGCCAGGGTACCTTCATCTGTCATTTCGACGATCGAGTCGTTCAATAAGCCCGACTTCCGACCTGTTGCAACTTTCAAAGGCTTACTGGACCCACCTCCAACTCGCGGTCGCGGAAAGACAACTCATAAGACAAGGCCCAACAAACAACTCTCGAAACGCACAGCCGCCAATCCAGCGTCTGTTCCATACCTGCTGCGTAGCTCGGGTTTATCCCCTGCCCAAACCATTCACAACTACTTCCTCTCCCATCCGCTCccttcaccaccttcgacatcCGACGTTATCCAGCGCCAAAAACTGTATTCCAAATTCATCTCAAGTTTGTTATCTAGTAACAGCGATACCGCACTATCCATTATACCTGATATACTACGCTGGTCTTTCGAAGAAAGGGTACCTATCACAAGCATTACCCTCACACAGATCTTACACCGTTCTCTCCAGTCACCGGATTTGTCCGTCCGCCTCTCGACTGTCCGCAatatccttcctctcctccccgaTCGGCTTGATATACCATTGCTTGATACGCTCCTACGTGCTTTTATCCGTGACAGTTCGCCGGCGGCTCATCATGTGCACTCGATCATCACCGACTGCTTGGCGCTGGAGAATGTGGATAAGGACAaagggatggggaagggtGGGTGGCCTTGGGAGTTGTGGGATGTCGGAATGGCGGCGTACGTCCCAAAAGGAGATTTCAAAGGTGCCATGGAGATGTTGGAAGAGATCAAAGTGGTCGTTCAAGCCTGCTTAGCCAGCCCATCCTCGTCGGCCACTCCTCCCACTCTATCCGCTCGTCAGAAGGAATGTCTCTTGAGGGTATACACCACAACCCTCAATACCTGGCGTATTAGTACCTCTACCCACTCTCATTCTCAAGGCCATATGAAACTGAAATCGACAGTTCCAAGAAAGCTTGCGGAGCAATTGATATCGTTTATTGGCGAGCCAGAGGGACAAGCGGGCATGATGTTCTTGAATGCGTGGTTAAGAGCGGAGAGGGACGCAGAAAATTGGGAAGTTGTCGAAGGAAttgtggagatgatgatggactCATCGCAAGAATTGGATTGTCAAACGTGGACGACAATATTTAACCTTTACACTACGCCCGCTCTTCTGCCGCCTTTACGCGTTGCTGTCCATCATCTACTacatcaatctccttctgaTATCTGGCTGCCACGATCCGGCCCAAATACCAATTCAAAAGGTGAAAACTCATTTCCCAACCCCAACAGATCATTACATTTCTCTCTCTTAACTACCGATGTCATCACTTCCATCGTCCGAGCGGTATTCTACCCCGCCGGTATGTCTATCGAAGAAGCAAGTGCGAGGGATGAGCTGGACTTACCCCTTGCGGTACTCATACTTCGACTAACCTCGTCTACACCGGAGCGCAAACTCATTGACCTTCTGTCATCATGTATCTTCCACACTGCTCAGACGCTTTCTCCGTTGCTCCCCACGCTCCCTCCTTTATCATTGTCATTATCAACgccctcatcatcgtcattgtCCTCTcattccatcatctctgccCTTTCCCGCccgtcttcctcaagcTTGAAATttaaaggaaaagggaaagctAGATGGGTGAGGTTAGGGATGAATAAGGATGAGTGGGATTTGGTGACAGGGGTTGTACACCGCTTAAGAATGGTAGGAAAAGCGGACCAGGTTGGAGGCAAAGTTGGGGAGGACGAGAGGATCGAAGTGGTGCATTTACCGCTTTCCATGCCCATCGCTCGACTGGCTACCGATTCCTCCCccccttcaccttcccGACCCACTATATCATCCAAAAACGAGGAAGCAAAATCCCCAAGTTCCTCTGACGACTTAACCACCACCTCGCTTACCCGCCACCCACCCTCGCCCACTGACTCTGACTCTATTTCCGCTCTTCCAGAGAGACGTCAGCCGATAACTgctctcatccttccccaaCTTATCAAGCTGCTTGAGACACTTGCCGTGGTTATGCATCAGTGTCGCGCTGTTTCCCGGGACTccaaaggaaaggatggacAGAGATTCAAGGATGATAAAGATGTCTTGAAGGAAGTGATGCAGGAGGTAAATGGAGAGGTCATGTACCCTtcgaggagggagaggaggattATGAAGCGTGAGCGACTGCCTCGTTGAGCAGGTTCGTCGTGAGTGTATCACATTGCCTCGTTTAATGATGGAGTTCTAACTTATGAACAAAGATTTTGGAGCTGGGATAAGGCTCAAGCCGAGAGGGCAGTTTTCGCAGTGTAAATGGGAGAGCGGGAGAGGGGAATGATTGTCGACTCAGCGAAGGAAAGGGGCCATAATAGCTTGAAGATGCCCATTTGGCTCTTATGCAGCTAAAAACCGTCTTTTCTAACTTTTGACGTCTATTCCGCTCTCAAAATGAACCGGACAAAAGCAAAATCTAATCATCACAACAGGTACAGAAAAGATGGCCAACCTAATTTCACACTACCTCCTCACGCTAACCGTGTAACTTCGCCTGGGTCTGTCCCTTTACTAAAGTCTTCGTCGCGTCCGTAAACTGATCCACCTGCGCTTCCAAACCCGTCTCTGCGGCGTTGGACATTGCTTGCTTCAATGTGACTCCGAGATCTTCTTCGAGCACCTGACCTACAATGGTACGTGTTGTGGTTGATGTAGATGATAACATTGTGGAAGGTATAGAAGTGGGattgagggagaaggaagggaggtTTGTGGGTTTAAGGGTTGTAGTGTGGGAAGGGTGATGGGACAGTAAAGAACCTTGAGTTGTTCATAAATCATTCAATACTAACAACACATAGCTCACAGGTGTGCTTACCTTCACTACTCTCTTTCACACTCATCTCGACAGCCTGCCTCACAGCCACTGGGTTCATTGACTCAGAGGCTATCCTCGCTTCAGCAGCGAGACCCTCAGTAGCAGTCGTTCGAGCTGCGGTGGCCAATTCGGAAGTGAGGATTGTGGCTTCTTCGCGTGCGGCTGAGAGCATTCGTGGGATGGCAGCCATTAGAGATGGGTTGTATTATAGAATGCGTACATGctgggaagaaaaggaaaataaaaaatTAAGACGAGCGAGGAGATAGTGCTTGCGCTCGCGTTCGTTGTTGGCGACTTTGATCACGATGTCATAGATAGCTTTGTTTCCCACGGTTGCTCGGGTAGCTGTAAAAAGATCGGCGGATCTACGTCGTAATACACTCACTGCCAGCAACCAACTGCAACTGACGAACTGCGGCACGAAGACATCAACAATTTCAAAGCAGAGCTAAAACAAATTCAAGCCGCAAACAGCCCAGCAGTACAGTAGTAAGTAGTACCATGCAGGCTGCATTCTCCGCTTGCTTTTTTGGTTCGCGAACGATTTACAACAACTCATTTCCATCTTATGGCCGCCGGTCTTTTTAAACGCGGTCGGTGAAAGAAGGTGGAGCTCGTCGATGATCCCCGAGAGTATATAGGGGGTTACATTCTTTTCCGTAAGACTATTATTAGTACATAGTTCCCCTCGAGCGGGTTAGTTACCGTACTTTTGTTATCTACCCGTCATGGCGTCATAACAGTCCATAATAAACGAACATCATCTTTCTGTTTTGCATCGATTCTTTCGCCATCAATATACTTATCCAACAACCAACCATACCTCTACCTTTCCATTGATACGATCCATCACTTCAAAAACAATTACAAAAtgacatcttctccacccatTGACTTTGGTCCTCATCCCCTCCTTAAAGCGGATTATATCGACTCAAACTTGTCTCCGCAGCCACATTTCTTGAAGTCGGAAGCTGTAAGGAACCAAATATGTATGAGTGATGCTGGTAAGTTTCACTGATATCCAATGAAATGTTTCATTAATGAATGCATCATGAGCATAGTTGGGATGAAGTCGTTGGCGGTGCACAAAGTGAGACTTGACCCAGAGGTGGAATCTTGCGTACGCCAATCCTGCATCAAACAATGCTACCTCGAAACTTACATTAGTACAATAAATTTGGCATCATAATTTTCACACCATTGGCTCATTGCTTGACAGCCGAATCACTACCACCTCAACGAGTCCGAATGGATATACATTCTTTCCGGCTCAGGTATTCTCACACTCCTCGACGCATCTCCAACGCTCCTCGGTCCCTCAATGGTACCATTCCCAGCCACCAGATCGACGTCGACTCAAACAGTCGGTAATAAAGGAAAGATGActttggaaaaggaagaaaaacaCGTCAATCCGGGGGACTTTATAGGGTTTGAACAAGGAATCAAAGCAAGCCGGTGGTCACATTCCCTGAGGGCAGGTCCGCAGGGGATTGAGTACCTTATGGGAGGGGCCAAGAGTGGGTGTGGGGGTGGGGTCAATCTTTGTGCATATCCAGAGTACGTCTAATCCATAATTATTTTTTAAGAGAGACAGCAACGAGAATAAAGAATAGGGCGATCAGGTGCTgaccttttttttactGCTGCTtgcagagaaggaaagacaaTGGTGATGGAATATCCTCAAgggcaggaaggagatgttgtTCGAGGGTCAGTAACAGAGTTTTAACGGGCCCGTCGTGAAATAGACCGTCCATTTGAATGGGGGAAGGAGTTGAACTCTGTGATATATAACAAGTTGCATTCATTTCCATTTTGACACACAATTGCTCTACCTTTTTCTTTAGTTGTGATGCAGAACTACCTTATCAAAGAGCAGCCTCAACATCGCTCTGCATCCACAAAGTTGTCGAGTCAGCTTTGGCTACCATGAGGAGTTAAGGATGGAGGGATGGTACTTACAACCTTGGTGCTTCGGGCAGGGAACCAAGTgatctttccatccttgaCAAGGAACTTGGAAAAGTTCTGAAGACTATCAACCCCCTACACTCGCTTTACATAAAAAATAGACGTACCCAGTCGATGTCAGAGACAGGGGGCTCGGCATTCTCTTTGAGGTATTTCCAGATAGGCTGAGTGTTTTCGCCATTAACGTCGCCCTAACAAGAAAAAATTAAATTAATATACAAGCTTTGTACTATCCATTACCAGCGTAAAACTAAAACAATACATACCTTCTTAGCAATAGGGAAAGTCACTCCATAGTTGACTTGACAGAACTGAAGAACCTCATCATCGGTCCCAGGCTCTTGAGCCTTAAACTAATCGCCAAACGGATCAGTCGCTCGCCATCTCTCGACTTCAATCCAACGTCAAACATAAACGCTTACCTGGTTGCAAGGGAAACCAATGATCGCCAGCCCCTTATCACCGTACTTCTCGTGCAAAGCTTGAAGATCCTTGTACTGAGGAGTCAAACCTATGAGAAGATACAATTCATCAGCCGTGAACCACAGATCACTTCCTAGGAAAGAATGAAACTAACCGCACTTGCTCGCAACGTTGACGAACAAGAGAGTCTTGCCCTTCAGGTCACTAAGGGGAAG
This Cryptococcus neoformans var. neoformans B-3501A chromosome 14, whole genome shotgun sequence DNA region includes the following protein-coding sequences:
- a CDS encoding hypothetical protein (HMMPfam hit to WD40, WD domain, G-beta repeat, score: 153.1, E(): 6.1e-43), whose amino-acid sequence is MAFQLPQPVIPGRRVSIILQGPSPDNPPPTLSLPPLTIDRRHHPALYIIPKTPSSSGVALGSRNPFLNASNNSSANKKEDDHPRHASGVNALALDTTTVLKGESNPGGILYTAGRDGMVASWDLDIPHTRRTSRRYSAIDGRNKLRKIQWEFIGDGADFFRADEEDREGGSEVEGEGDGDESWVDMKETMEEIPFEDRYEVDKAELSKRSPKTTFRQSSQTHTDWVNSLLLCNYNRTVITASSDRTIRAWTPHSSLSASSPSGAADPSRPSPALVGTHTDFVKSLAFAEGPGYLWSGSLDQKICLWDIQQGSGDCQPILDVDLQAEGVYGGGVYTLAIDKTGSTLAAGTTERIVRLYDARAGPRSTGHLVGHEDRVRSMLFSDDGKYMLSASSDSTIKLWSLAAHRCVHTFTHHDSPVWALHSNHPNFERFYSGSRDGRLCVVDVEGCRNLSGGEAVLLAGSEPETQYGERGIRSIVAMDDEYVWTSSGMEDVVRWKDVGRRVGRLDKVFDGASYRSPVQAGGAGMEREPGRVAFASSPRDPLLGGEASVSALSANVRDRLAVGHRSTLSNSSLVSSSASTVAGDDDRGDEGQEQGEGGGDTGLTRNGIPYESLINLSVDRGLYGYEYEESTISISGDYTSSAPPPAQPLRPSALYAQRDLACLARPIQPHPPLDDPGIIRGRTGLIRSEPLNDRIHVLTADADGQVALWNIVKGICVGVFDPKELCEALHISPTPSAEASRAFPRTGPPLEPEVEAVRIELRRHSQDVLNMIREHVQGMTSVSQWFSSDTKTGSLAVHIEERTAFVGDVYLNDIGLKVEGGEGGEDQKINLGQWTLANLFRGFIAAEEHEVISHLPNSPSTLSSSLPSTYGAPNSNDNANHLRSPTITTSIDRPPISPGHRKRALTGSFSGTRPPAASLVIPGLVSPAARPAVELDMPTDVFGSSGSIEGKESLLRSISGRAVGTPGGFSIGSMTSPGLLGEGIPIASSATNGNGGRDYFSPRKKTEQTVVGALASSGPGSGDREGSSSATKGQGTPSTPGGSFMGRIKIKNFGKKKAAEVSMPAVQERAATPEDTGPKRSERDIQQLEMLDNIRAHHFHPPPPWEAPYVAYPPSTTLLISEVWQDTGAWVVTYRSEVGSTERDMEPLETNSPGWLLWYLFTNTIPPKPQHLVNIRFKLEPFPGSELPELPRGESQVNAPKTLRCNKVYHYVAERLNAINEAQNHRSKKKKLTAEDIDLVIMTDPEIGSLDYRMTVGTVKAYYAPRGDYGFWYSLRQKK
- a CDS encoding hypothetical protein (Similar to gi|6322228|ref|NP_012303.1| Thiol peroxidase that functions as a hydroperoxide receptor to sense intracellular hydroperoxide levels and transduce a redox signal to the Yap1p transcription factor; Hyr1p [Saccharomyces cerevisiae], FASTA scores: opt: 524, E(): 1.6e-30, (56.522% identity (81.884% similar) in 138 aa overlap (1-134:1-138)); HMMPfam hit to GSHPx, Glutathione peroxidase, score: 187.4, E(): 2.9e-53), giving the protein MSDIYSYSVEFPKSTLPLSDLKGKTLLFVNVASKCGLTPQYKDLQALHEKYGDKGLAIIGFPCNQFKAQEPGTDDEVLQFCQVNYGVTFPIAKKGDVNGENTQPIWKYLKENAEPPVSDIDWNFSKFLVKDGKITWFPARSTKVSDVEAAL
- a CDS encoding hypothetical protein (HMMPfam hit to Myb_DNA-binding, Myb-like DNA-binding domain, score: 72.8, E(): 8.8e-19), with the translated sequence MEGIELGIQDLDHSYQIDTQALSSDDEEDRQQEPERPTKRKRTKEEKERRRSEKRARKEKRRSGAAQTAQVQAQAQAGIEAEVAEAPTDYDEVEQVVEDAPVSEGDKKRKEKKHKKDKSKGKGKGKKKEGSEEQEEEDREAIAASAVATLAQALVSSESGKVAPSVDKVQTPSRPTAATSTIATSRIGPTQYGSIKIKKGPLESSPAPPASSLTPALPATQLIPVTPFTAASTDASSFAVRDKINSLKHPKSSSNASKAIRSTRKGEDTKESDAQLRLRFQDPKAQEEWLASTSIGKTELLRLEKEGILSYKKGKFTEDEKVSIKKALENYQKIHRISSFDLVELVMTKTLQATDKETVREFWKDIAASVPGRPILNVQPFVRRMLDPKAHKGRWTPEEDELLLRAYAQHPREWTKISSIVDRTEVDCRDRYLKELVNRDTRTAGRWTKDEEDKLEEVVNRVAKGLRAEQVHGEKRKGLEEGAELVEPSDVPWDIVSKEMGNTRSMTQCRIKYRDAIWPRKLGLGKDDHVGRTLKVLTRLKNLNYESEKHISWSQVRETLEKYSLKEIRNSYTNLKKSVMSDPHVASLNYPGLSNVPYFPRREDDLN